A single window of Candidatus Flexicrinis affinis DNA harbors:
- a CDS encoding ABC transporter ATP-binding protein gives MSEVERFEEEEFSSQLNGGTIRRLIGQLKPYRRAVAVFLGAAMGVSLFESYFTLLTKRIVDDGIVANNPDVLLGLVAQYLGLMVIFSAMVFTFIYVCGILGHRVQYDMRKRMFEHLQRLSFSYYDRKPVGWIMSRLTSDPERVANVLTWGFLDVTWAITNITMSLIFMATISWQLALIVALLMPIIIRVAIWFKQRILVEYRNVRKLNSMISGEYNESITGIRVIKSMRRENKNLDEFSNLTHNYHRSAYRAAYMSALFLPTVQIISAIAVGAVAWYGGWQVNTGLLTIGGIQAFVSYITFMMWPVQDVARVYADLQHAVASAERMFSLLDSEPEVVDKENAADPKTLLGEIKFENVDFYYEPEKPVLKNFSLTVKQGETIALVGATGGGKSTIVNLLCRFYEPRAGRISINGTDYTDFTLHGIHSRIGMVLQTPHLFSGTIRDNIRYGRLDATDEQIEQAAQVAGAHGFISALEKGYDEEVGEGGILLSVGQKQLLSLARAVLAAPEIFIMDEATSSVDTLTEALIQQGMEQIMKGRTSFVIAHRLSTIKRADRIIVVSEGQIQEMGSHSELLRKKGYYYNLYTQQFRQELERSYDDVFRVSSDDESSEESLEKATA, from the coding sequence ATGAGTGAAGTCGAACGTTTCGAAGAAGAGGAATTCAGCAGTCAACTCAACGGCGGAACGATCCGCCGTTTGATCGGCCAGCTGAAGCCCTACCGACGCGCTGTCGCCGTGTTCCTCGGTGCCGCGATGGGCGTGAGCCTGTTTGAGTCCTACTTTACGCTGCTGACGAAGCGCATCGTCGACGACGGCATCGTGGCGAACAACCCGGACGTATTGTTGGGCCTCGTGGCGCAGTACCTCGGCCTTATGGTGATCTTCTCGGCGATGGTGTTCACGTTCATCTACGTGTGCGGCATCCTCGGACACCGCGTGCAGTACGACATGCGCAAGCGCATGTTCGAGCACCTTCAGCGCCTGTCGTTCAGCTACTACGACCGCAAGCCGGTAGGCTGGATCATGTCGCGCCTCACCAGCGACCCCGAACGCGTCGCCAACGTGTTGACGTGGGGCTTCTTGGACGTGACGTGGGCGATCACGAACATCACGATGTCGCTGATCTTCATGGCGACCATCAGTTGGCAGCTCGCTCTGATCGTCGCGCTGCTGATGCCGATCATCATCCGCGTTGCGATCTGGTTCAAGCAGCGCATTCTGGTCGAGTACCGCAACGTGCGTAAGCTGAACTCGATGATCTCGGGCGAGTACAACGAGAGCATCACCGGCATCCGCGTGATCAAGTCGATGCGTCGCGAGAACAAGAACTTGGACGAGTTCAGCAACTTGACGCACAACTACCACCGCTCGGCTTACCGCGCGGCCTACATGTCGGCGCTGTTCCTGCCGACCGTGCAGATCATCAGCGCGATCGCCGTTGGCGCGGTGGCGTGGTACGGCGGCTGGCAGGTCAACACCGGCCTGTTGACCATCGGTGGCATTCAGGCGTTCGTCAGCTACATCACGTTCATGATGTGGCCGGTGCAGGATGTCGCGCGCGTGTATGCCGACCTTCAGCACGCGGTCGCCTCGGCCGAGCGCATGTTCTCGCTGCTCGACAGCGAGCCGGAAGTCGTGGACAAGGAAAACGCAGCCGACCCGAAGACTCTGCTCGGCGAGATCAAGTTCGAGAACGTCGACTTCTACTACGAGCCAGAGAAGCCGGTGCTCAAGAACTTCAGCTTGACCGTCAAGCAGGGTGAGACGATCGCGCTGGTCGGCGCGACCGGCGGCGGCAAGAGCACGATCGTGAACTTGCTGTGCCGGTTCTACGAGCCGCGAGCAGGCCGCATCTCGATCAACGGGACAGACTACACCGACTTCACGCTGCATGGTATCCACAGCCGTATCGGCATGGTGCTGCAGACGCCGCATCTGTTCAGCGGGACGATCCGTGACAACATCCGGTACGGACGCCTGGACGCCACCGACGAGCAGATCGAACAGGCGGCACAGGTGGCGGGCGCGCACGGGTTCATCTCCGCCCTCGAAAAGGGCTACGATGAGGAAGTCGGCGAAGGCGGCATCCTGCTGTCGGTCGGGCAAAAACAGCTTCTGAGCCTGGCACGCGCCGTACTGGCCGCGCCGGAAATCTTCATCATGGACGAAGCGACGTCGTCGGTCGATACGCTGACCGAAGCGCTTATCCAGCAGGGCATGGAGCAGATCATGAAGGGACGCACGAGCTTCGTGATCGCTCACCGTTTAAGCACGATCAAGCGGGCCGACCGCATTATCGTCGTCTCCGAAGGTCAAATTCAGGAGATGGGCTCGCACAGCGAACTGCTGCGCAAGAAGGGGTACTACTACAACCTGTACACCCAACAGTTCAGGCAGGAACTGGAACGCAGTTACGATGACGTGTTCCGCGTGTCCAGTGACGATGAATCGTCCGAGGAGTCGCTGGAAAAGGCCACGGCCTAG
- the hpt gene encoding hypoxanthine phosphoribosyltransferase: MRNAHERFLKEVLIDADTLQARVAELGEQISTDYADDEDLILVCILKGGVMFLTDLARHINVPHEMDFMAVSSYGRGARQTSGDVRIDMDLSVSVSGKHVLIVEDIIDSGYTLSKVIEMLKTRGPIDIRICTLLDKSSRRKVEIKVDYVGFTIEDKFVFGYGLDLDERFRNLPYIGVVDLEKLGIAPK; encoded by the coding sequence ATGAGAAATGCGCATGAGAGGTTCTTGAAGGAAGTACTAATCGACGCTGATACGCTGCAGGCGCGCGTCGCCGAACTCGGCGAGCAGATCAGCACCGACTACGCCGATGACGAAGACCTGATTCTGGTGTGCATCCTCAAAGGCGGGGTGATGTTCCTAACCGATCTGGCGCGACATATCAACGTGCCGCACGAGATGGATTTCATGGCGGTGAGCAGTTACGGCCGAGGCGCACGCCAAACCTCCGGCGACGTTCGGATCGACATGGACTTGTCCGTCTCGGTGTCTGGCAAGCACGTCCTGATCGTCGAGGACATCATCGACAGCGGTTACACCCTGAGCAAAGTGATCGAAATGCTCAAGACACGCGGCCCGATCGACATTCGCATTTGTACCCTGCTCGACAAGTCGAGCAGGCGCAAGGTCGAGATCAAGGTCGACTATGTCGGCTTTACGATCGAGGACAAGTTCGTGTTCGGCTACGGGCTCGACCTCGACGAACGGTTTCGCAACTTGCCGTACATCGGGGTGGTAGACCTCGAAAAGCTGGGAATTGCGCCCAAATGA
- a CDS encoding CCA tRNA nucleotidyltransferase → MSGVVPRQPVRPLIWPDIVLDLAESLADYPEPIYVVGGAVRDAYFGLPVKDLDLVTHRGATRLARLIANTLHGDVYVMDAERDVARVLLERPEGRLNIDVAALRADDLQGDLRERDFTINAMASPLQGDMTLLIDPMDGETDLRQKLIRRCSEQSLTSDPLRTLRAVRLSLQLNGHIERETLADMRRHAGALSTVSPERLRDEAVRVLAGIKPYAAMRIMSAVGLLPAVLPEVSVLSSADRDMVFSVVERLDQILIAISPQRSDNTAAAFGLGAFVVSLDRFRAALQAHISVQWANERPHRALLMIAAALACSMSDAPSVVEPMCERLRLSNPERARLTAVLRADRTLVTDLERPLDDLMLHRYWYGPRDAGVDAVLIALAEELGRAGVALDQDRWVHVLERAQVMLEAFFVRSAEVVEPPAVIDGHTLMATLDLRPGAVVGRLLTAIREAQVVGRVHDAESALAVAREVLGS, encoded by the coding sequence ATGAGTGGTGTGGTGCCGCGTCAGCCGGTGCGCCCGCTGATCTGGCCGGACATTGTTCTCGATCTCGCCGAGTCGCTGGCGGATTATCCCGAACCCATCTACGTGGTCGGCGGCGCTGTGCGCGATGCCTATTTCGGCCTTCCCGTCAAAGACCTCGACCTCGTGACGCATCGTGGCGCGACCCGATTGGCACGGCTGATCGCGAACACGCTGCACGGCGATGTGTACGTGATGGATGCCGAGCGTGACGTTGCCCGGGTACTGCTGGAGAGACCGGAGGGGCGACTGAACATTGACGTGGCGGCGTTGCGCGCCGACGATCTCCAGGGCGACCTGCGCGAGCGCGATTTCACGATCAACGCCATGGCCAGCCCACTTCAGGGGGACATGACCCTGCTGATCGATCCGATGGACGGCGAGACCGACCTGCGGCAGAAGCTGATCCGCCGCTGCAGCGAGCAGAGCCTCACGTCCGACCCCCTGCGGACGCTGCGCGCCGTCCGCCTGAGCTTGCAGCTCAACGGACACATCGAACGCGAGACGCTGGCCGATATGCGCCGACACGCCGGCGCGCTGTCGACCGTATCGCCGGAGCGGCTGCGTGACGAGGCCGTTCGTGTATTGGCCGGCATCAAGCCTTACGCTGCCATGCGCATTATGAGCGCGGTTGGACTGCTACCCGCCGTGCTGCCGGAGGTGTCGGTGCTCTCGTCTGCCGATCGCGACATGGTGTTCAGTGTGGTCGAACGACTTGATCAGATCCTCATTGCCATTAGTCCGCAGCGCAGCGACAATACCGCCGCCGCCTTCGGGCTGGGGGCGTTCGTGGTGTCGCTCGATCGCTTTCGCGCCGCATTGCAGGCGCACATCTCGGTGCAGTGGGCTAACGAACGGCCGCATCGCGCGCTGTTGATGATCGCCGCCGCACTTGCCTGCTCCATGTCCGACGCACCCTCGGTGGTCGAGCCGATGTGCGAACGGCTGCGTCTTAGCAATCCGGAACGGGCGCGGCTGACTGCCGTTCTCCGTGCCGACCGCACGTTGGTGACCGATCTGGAACGCCCGCTTGACGACCTGATGCTTCACCGGTACTGGTACGGGCCGCGTGACGCGGGCGTCGATGCGGTGCTGATCGCGTTGGCCGAGGAACTTGGCCGCGCTGGTGTAGCGTTGGATCAGGATCGGTGGGTACACGTGTTGGAACGCGCGCAGGTGATGCTTGAAGCGTTCTTTGTACGATCGGCCGAAGTGGTCGAGCCGCCGGCGGTGATCGACGGCCATACGTTAATGGCGACACTCGATTTGCGCCCCGGCGCCGTGGTCGGCAGGCTGCTTACAGCAATTCGTGAAGCGCAGGTTGTTGGACGCGTACACGATGCGGAAAGCGCGCTTGCCGTGGCCCGCGAGGTGCTTGGCAGTTAG
- the rsmD gene encoding 16S rRNA (guanine(966)-N(2))-methyltransferase RsmD — MSTRVIAGTAKGRRLKLVPGDTTRPIMDRVKEALFSILGRRVYDAQVLDLFAGTGAVGIEALSRGAAHCIFVDLERRAIDTIRDNLKTTGLAGSAEVRRANAFQVLSGPVTPCDVIYVAPPQYRTLWADTLHALDATPQWLAPGGVIVVQIDPKERAPIALNHFSPYDERRYGSTLLWFFQHHAEAAPENAEDSPS, encoded by the coding sequence ATGAGCACGCGCGTGATTGCCGGGACGGCCAAGGGCCGCCGGCTTAAACTCGTCCCCGGCGATACGACCCGCCCGATTATGGACCGGGTTAAAGAAGCGTTGTTCAGCATCCTCGGCCGTAGAGTCTATGATGCGCAGGTGCTCGACCTGTTTGCCGGTACCGGCGCTGTCGGCATCGAGGCGCTCAGCCGGGGAGCCGCACACTGCATCTTTGTCGACCTCGAGCGCCGCGCGATCGATACGATCCGCGACAACCTCAAGACGACCGGCCTCGCTGGCAGCGCCGAAGTGCGCCGCGCCAACGCCTTTCAAGTCCTCTCCGGGCCGGTAACGCCGTGTGACGTGATCTATGTCGCTCCGCCGCAGTACCGCACCTTGTGGGCGGATACGCTGCACGCGCTGGATGCGACTCCCCAGTGGCTTGCGCCCGGCGGTGTGATCGTCGTGCAGATCGACCCTAAGGAGCGCGCGCCTATAGCGTTGAATCACTTTTCGCCTTATGATGAACGACGGTACGGAAGCACGCTGCTGTGGTTCTTCCAGCATCACGCCGAGGCTGCACCCGAAAACGCAGAGGATTCCCCTTCATGA
- a CDS encoding tetratricopeptide repeat protein, with the protein MSSNNNDPYYQKIGDGWAQASRGEYSAAISTFNDIIRSDNTNIDGYYGLGMAQRASGDKAGAKASFEKAKTLSEQMLAEIRHGATSNDLTTTRDDRYMMLIRMLQQRLAET; encoded by the coding sequence ATGAGCAGCAACAACAACGATCCCTACTATCAGAAGATCGGCGACGGGTGGGCGCAAGCGTCTCGGGGCGAGTACTCCGCCGCAATCAGCACCTTCAACGACATCATCCGGTCCGACAACACGAACATCGACGGCTACTATGGCCTCGGCATGGCCCAGCGGGCCAGCGGTGACAAAGCGGGTGCCAAGGCTAGCTTCGAGAAAGCCAAGACGCTGTCAGAGCAGATGTTGGCCGAGATTCGTCATGGTGCGACGTCGAACGACCTGACGACAACCCGCGACGACCGGTACATGATGCTTATTCGCATGCTGCAGCAGCGCCTAGCAGAGACCTAA
- a CDS encoding GNAT family N-acetyltransferase, which produces MRVRNATLDDRDALQRLYDEHFAFVHSADRRVRRQTKIDWSDRWDGAVWVGVVDRRVVGYVSGWLRDDVEWGPTVWVDHMALDAHHPYPGLGRLMIDTIRAKASRFECRWIVADVPRASPIEQAFWLALGAHRVNRRGAPGCDVMRLAI; this is translated from the coding sequence ATGCGAGTCCGCAACGCGACTTTAGACGATCGGGATGCGCTCCAACGCTTGTATGACGAACACTTTGCGTTCGTCCATTCTGCAGACCGGCGCGTGCGCCGGCAGACGAAAATCGACTGGAGCGACCGGTGGGATGGTGCGGTTTGGGTCGGAGTTGTCGACCGGCGTGTGGTCGGGTATGTGTCCGGGTGGCTGCGTGACGATGTGGAATGGGGCCCCACGGTATGGGTCGACCACATGGCGCTTGACGCCCATCACCCGTATCCCGGCCTCGGGCGGCTCATGATCGACACAATTCGGGCCAAGGCCTCCCGGTTCGAGTGCCGCTGGATCGTCGCCGACGTTCCGCGGGCTAGCCCAATCGAACAGGCATTCTGGTTAGCGCTCGGCGCGCACCGTGTGAATCGACGCGGTGCGCCCGGCTGTGATGTGATGAGACTTGCGATATGA
- a CDS encoding GNAT family N-acetyltransferase, protein MRLRVAEERDIEKIGGMWEKLAMLHHDLDPALPPAAMGGGRVYARRLASRLNDPLTRIVVVEDEDRLVGFALAVIVDVIPDMFVQENSGLLADIFVEETYRRCGVGRLMVDDIKGWLKANGVRRFEWHVAEKNPAGRKFWEAMGGERVMVRMRAGTG, encoded by the coding sequence ATGAGACTACGAGTCGCCGAAGAACGCGACATTGAGAAAATCGGCGGGATGTGGGAGAAGCTGGCGATGCTCCACCACGACCTCGATCCGGCCCTGCCTCCGGCAGCGATGGGTGGGGGGCGCGTCTACGCCCGCCGTCTCGCCAGCCGCCTCAACGATCCGTTGACGCGAATTGTGGTCGTCGAGGATGAAGACCGTCTCGTCGGCTTTGCGCTGGCAGTGATCGTGGATGTCATTCCCGATATGTTCGTACAAGAGAACAGCGGCTTGCTGGCCGACATCTTTGTCGAGGAGACATACCGTCGTTGTGGCGTAGGTCGGTTGATGGTGGACGACATCAAGGGATGGCTCAAGGCCAACGGCGTACGTCGGTTCGAGTGGCACGTCGCGGAGAAGAATCCGGCTGGACGCAAGTTCTGGGAGGCCATGGGTGGCGAACGCGTGATGGTCAGGATGAGGGCAGGCACCGGCTGA
- a CDS encoding tetratricopeptide repeat protein: protein MLAITGLASLILNAVTGPWVVTVQSVLLLVFVGGAVGIIFSALDPFDRGRWFGILTPAFGLVVLGTTVFYQQAGLFLGLAFGWIVAAQFIFNPRGPMAYQQAVKAMRKSDYETATKSLDALIRQEPKNPGHYRFRAEIHRLNGKFNAAKRDYKKLIELGPDHAAVGYNLLAEVHLQAGELNDALTAGRKAYELAPDEWVAAYNLGMVEDRLRMSEDALTHLDAAIETGVPDARHRLLIHLYRARAAVRLGQNERAAQSLDDLRHERRALKEWRKLLASDQADTLRAVIGSDVEAAERLIDGELELSALGN, encoded by the coding sequence TTGCTGGCGATCACGGGTCTGGCGAGCCTCATCCTCAACGCAGTGACCGGCCCGTGGGTGGTCACGGTACAGTCCGTGCTGCTTTTGGTGTTCGTGGGCGGCGCCGTCGGCATCATATTCTCCGCGCTCGACCCGTTCGATCGCGGCCGCTGGTTCGGCATCCTTACGCCCGCGTTCGGCCTCGTCGTGCTCGGCACGACGGTGTTCTACCAGCAGGCCGGGCTGTTCCTCGGGTTGGCGTTCGGTTGGATTGTCGCGGCGCAGTTCATCTTCAACCCGCGCGGGCCGATGGCCTATCAACAGGCCGTCAAGGCGATGCGCAAGAGCGACTATGAGACGGCCACCAAGTCGTTGGACGCGCTGATCCGGCAGGAGCCGAAGAATCCGGGTCATTACCGCTTCCGCGCCGAAATCCATCGACTCAACGGCAAGTTCAACGCGGCTAAACGCGATTACAAGAAGCTCATCGAGCTTGGGCCGGACCACGCCGCCGTCGGCTACAACCTGCTCGCCGAAGTGCATTTGCAGGCGGGCGAATTGAACGACGCGCTGACGGCGGGACGCAAGGCGTATGAACTCGCGCCGGACGAGTGGGTCGCGGCATACAACCTCGGCATGGTCGAGGACCGGTTGCGCATGAGCGAGGACGCGCTCACTCATCTCGATGCCGCGATCGAAACCGGCGTCCCTGATGCGCGGCACCGCCTGCTCATCCACCTGTATCGTGCGCGGGCCGCCGTGCGTCTCGGCCAGAACGAGCGCGCCGCGCAGTCACTGGACGATCTCAGACACGAGCGCCGCGCGCTGAAGGAATGGCGCAAGCTGCTGGCGTCCGATCAGGCGGACACGCTGCGCGCCGTTATTGGCAGCGACGTCGAAGCCGCCGAGCGCCTGATCGACGGCGAGCTTGAGTTGTCTGCATTGGGGAACTGA
- a CDS encoding tetratricopeptide repeat protein: protein MSRRRLFVYIGIVVSGAFALLGGVVFIVGILAELIGRTEPQAGVSLSVQFALTGLCLSGAMFALFFGLVAALIARQARERGAGYGAAYRLIESLRFREAVPVLERMVREGNTSSEVLMMLTSAYGYSGQFGKAQSTADQAVQIHPEDARSYITLATGYRLQGAYDEAASALKQALERDPDQAVVWAELGFVQRFAGRADEAVQSFERAARDPLPPMYSVRVNFHLTQAYQAQGDAERAVRCAARMMAARDGLAVWQASIPALAGTTYGTALRYEVTDIDRALEDAESGSVR, encoded by the coding sequence ATGAGCCGCCGCCGCCTGTTCGTCTATATCGGGATTGTCGTCAGCGGCGCGTTCGCGCTGCTGGGCGGTGTCGTGTTCATCGTGGGCATCCTCGCTGAACTGATCGGCCGAACCGAGCCGCAAGCCGGTGTCTCGCTTTCGGTTCAGTTCGCGCTGACCGGCCTATGTTTGTCGGGGGCCATGTTCGCGCTGTTCTTCGGGCTGGTCGCGGCGCTGATCGCACGGCAGGCACGCGAGCGCGGCGCGGGCTATGGTGCGGCTTACCGGTTGATCGAGTCGCTGCGATTTCGCGAGGCTGTGCCGGTGCTCGAACGGATGGTGCGTGAAGGCAATACCTCCAGCGAGGTGCTGATGATGTTGACTAGCGCCTACGGATATTCCGGCCAGTTCGGCAAAGCGCAGTCGACGGCCGATCAGGCGGTGCAGATCCACCCTGAAGACGCGCGCTCGTACATTACGCTGGCGACCGGTTACCGGCTGCAGGGTGCGTACGACGAAGCAGCTAGCGCGCTCAAGCAAGCACTGGAACGCGACCCGGATCAGGCCGTGGTATGGGCCGAACTCGGGTTTGTCCAGCGCTTCGCCGGCCGCGCCGATGAAGCCGTTCAGTCGTTTGAACGCGCCGCGCGCGATCCGCTGCCGCCGATGTACAGCGTACGCGTGAACTTTCACCTGACGCAGGCGTATCAGGCACAGGGCGACGCCGAACGGGCGGTACGATGTGCGGCACGCATGATGGCCGCGCGTGACGGACTGGCCGTATGGCAGGCCTCCATTCCGGCGTTGGCCGGCACGACCTACGGCACGGCGCTTCGCTACGAGGTCACCGATATCGACCGTGCGCTGGAAGACGCCGAGTCGGGCAGCGTGCGCTAA
- a CDS encoding CDC27 family protein, whose protein sequence is MRFGRITTAVFTQFRAWDGASRSAFILALVLFVVVLVLGGRVPPEQRTAVWIGLIGLLVVMQGIFLYANRHMVTDVTRAQRMILAGEYADAIALLEPARHAEKPDPRALVLLGNAYRMSGDTVQSLEILTKAVQIAPHLQFARYSIGRTLMANGQYADAAEAFGAALERGAPEFVQVDLAEARMRAGLPVAEVAVKDGESHVTLMAALIAWKGGGAAPAVDLIERGLEPIARNAERFAHTPYGAALQADVNALNALLAEG, encoded by the coding sequence ATGCGCTTCGGCCGTATTACGACCGCCGTCTTTACTCAATTTCGCGCTTGGGACGGCGCAAGCCGTTCGGCGTTCATCCTTGCGCTGGTGTTGTTCGTCGTCGTGCTCGTGCTTGGCGGGCGCGTACCGCCCGAACAGCGCACGGCAGTATGGATCGGGCTGATCGGGCTGTTGGTCGTGATGCAGGGCATATTCCTGTACGCCAACCGGCACATGGTCACCGATGTCACGCGGGCGCAGCGGATGATCCTCGCGGGCGAATACGCCGACGCGATTGCCTTGCTTGAGCCCGCCCGCCACGCCGAGAAGCCCGACCCGCGCGCGCTCGTGCTGCTCGGTAACGCCTATCGGATGTCTGGCGATACCGTGCAGAGCCTCGAAATCCTGACAAAAGCCGTACAAATCGCGCCGCACCTTCAATTCGCTCGCTACAGCATCGGACGTACACTTATGGCGAATGGGCAGTATGCAGATGCCGCCGAAGCATTCGGCGCGGCCTTGGAACGCGGTGCGCCCGAGTTCGTGCAGGTCGATCTTGCCGAGGCGCGGATGCGCGCGGGACTTCCAGTCGCAGAAGTGGCGGTCAAAGACGGCGAATCGCACGTTACACTTATGGCGGCGTTGATCGCATGGAAAGGCGGTGGGGCGGCCCCTGCCGTCGATTTGATCGAGCGTGGGCTGGAACCGATCGCGCGCAATGCCGAGCGCTTCGCCCATACGCCTTATGGCGCCGCACTTCAAGCCGACGTGAATGCTCTGAACGCACTGCTCGCAGAAGGGTAG